A region from the Enterobacter roggenkampii genome encodes:
- the wcaK gene encoding colanic acid biosynthesis pyruvyl transferase WcaK — protein MKLLILGNHTCGNRGDSAILRGLLDAINTLKPETEVDVMSRYPVSSSWLLNRPVMGDPLYSQMKQHNNAAGVMGRVKKVLRRRYQHQVLLSRVTDTGKLRNIAIAQGFTDFVRLLSGYDAIIQVGGSFFVDLYGVPQFEHALCTFMAKKPLFMIGHSVGPFQDPQFNQLANYVFGHCDALILRESVSLDMMKRSEIDTSKVEHGVDTAWLVDHQDDSFQPSYAVQHWLDVTAKQKTVAITLRELAPFDKRLGTTQAAYEQAFADVVNRVLDSGYQVLALSTCTGIDSYNKDDRMVALNLRNLVNDPSRYHVVMDELNDLEMGKLLSACDLTVGTRLHSAIISMNFGTPAIAINYEHKSAGIMQQLGMPEMAVDIRHLLDGSLGAMVGDTLGQLPAINERLAVAVKAEREKGIGMVKSVLDRVREGK, from the coding sequence ATGAAATTATTAATTCTTGGCAACCATACCTGCGGCAACCGTGGCGACAGCGCCATCCTGCGCGGTTTACTGGATGCAATTAACACCCTTAAGCCTGAGACCGAAGTGGACGTGATGAGCCGTTATCCTGTCAGCTCATCCTGGTTACTGAACCGCCCGGTAATGGGCGATCCGCTCTACAGCCAGATGAAACAGCATAACAACGCCGCGGGCGTGATGGGCCGCGTGAAGAAAGTACTGCGTCGTCGCTACCAGCATCAGGTGCTGCTTTCCCGCGTGACCGATACCGGCAAGCTGCGCAACATCGCCATCGCGCAGGGCTTTACCGACTTTGTTCGTCTGCTGTCCGGCTATGACGCCATTATTCAGGTCGGCGGTTCGTTCTTCGTCGATCTCTACGGCGTGCCGCAGTTTGAGCATGCGCTTTGTACGTTCATGGCGAAAAAGCCGCTGTTTATGATCGGCCACAGCGTCGGGCCTTTCCAGGATCCGCAGTTTAACCAGCTGGCGAACTATGTGTTTGGCCACTGCGATGCCCTGATCCTGCGTGAGTCGGTCAGCCTTGACATGATGAAGCGCAGCGAGATTGACACGTCGAAAGTTGAGCACGGCGTGGATACCGCCTGGCTGGTGGATCACCAGGACGACAGCTTCCAGCCGAGCTACGCGGTGCAGCACTGGCTCGACGTTACGGCGAAACAGAAAACCGTCGCGATCACCCTGCGCGAGCTGGCGCCATTCGATAAACGTTTAGGCACGACGCAGGCGGCGTATGAGCAAGCGTTCGCCGACGTGGTGAACCGCGTGCTGGACAGCGGGTACCAGGTGCTGGCGCTGTCCACCTGTACCGGTATCGACAGCTACAACAAAGATGACCGCATGGTGGCGCTCAACCTGCGCAACCTGGTGAACGATCCGTCCCGCTATCACGTGGTGATGGACGAGCTGAACGACCTGGAGATGGGCAAGCTGCTCTCCGCCTGCGACCTGACGGTGGGCACGCGCCTGCACTCGGCCATTATCTCCATGAACTTTGGCACGCCGGCCATTGCCATTAACTACGAGCACAAGTCCGCGGGCATTATGCAGCAGCTCGGTATGCCGGAAATGGCGGTGGATATCCGTCATCTGCTGGACGGATCGCTCGGCGCCATGGTGGGCGACACGCTCGGCCAACTGCCTGCGATCAATGAACGTCTGGCGGTGGCGGTGAAAGCCGAGCGCGAGAAGGGCATTGGGATGGTGAAATCGGTACTTGACCGCGTGCGGGAGGGGAAATGA
- the cpsB gene encoding mannose-1-phosphate guanyltransferase produces the protein MSQTTLYPVVMAGGSGSRLWPLSRVLYPKQFLCLKGDLTMLQTTVNRLHGVECESPVVICNEQHRFIVAEQLRQLNKLTENIILEPAGRNTAPAIALAALAAKRSSPDCDPLMLVLAADHVIQQEEAFRDAVRAAIPYAESGKLVTFGIVPDLPETGYGYIRRGNVTPGEGDSVAFDVAQFVEKPNLETAQAYVASGEYYWNSGMFLFRAGRYLEELRKYRPDILSACEKAMAVVDPDLDFIRVDEEAFLACPEESIDYAVMERTADAVVVPMDAGWSDVGSWSSLWEISAHTPEGNVHHGDVISHKTENSYVYAESGLVTTVGVKDLVVVQTKDAVLIADRNAVQDVKKVVEKIKADGRHEHHIHREVYRPWGKYDSIDAGDRYQVKRITVKPGEGLSVQMHHHRAEHWVVVAGTAKVTIDGEVKLLGENESIYIPLGATHCLENPGKIPLDLIEVRSGSYLEEDDIVRFQDRYGRV, from the coding sequence ATGAGTCAAACCACTTTGTATCCGGTTGTGATGGCTGGTGGCTCTGGTAGCCGGTTGTGGCCGCTGTCCCGCGTGCTCTATCCAAAACAGTTCCTCTGCCTGAAAGGGGATCTCACCATGCTGCAGACGACGGTAAACCGTCTCCACGGCGTGGAGTGTGAAAGCCCGGTGGTGATCTGTAACGAACAGCACCGCTTTATTGTTGCCGAGCAGCTGCGCCAGCTGAACAAACTCACAGAAAATATCATCCTGGAGCCTGCCGGACGCAATACCGCACCGGCTATCGCCCTGGCGGCGCTGGCGGCAAAACGCAGCAGCCCGGACTGTGACCCGCTGATGCTGGTCCTGGCGGCAGACCACGTGATCCAGCAGGAAGAGGCCTTCCGCGACGCGGTGCGTGCGGCCATTCCTTACGCTGAGAGCGGCAAGCTGGTGACCTTCGGCATCGTGCCGGATCTGCCGGAAACCGGCTACGGCTACATTCGTCGCGGCAACGTGACGCCGGGTGAAGGCGACAGCGTGGCGTTTGACGTGGCGCAGTTCGTTGAAAAACCGAATCTGGAAACCGCGCAGGCGTATGTCGCCAGCGGGGAATATTACTGGAACAGCGGGATGTTCCTGTTCCGCGCCGGACGCTATCTGGAAGAGCTGCGCAAATATCGGCCGGATATTCTGAGCGCCTGCGAGAAAGCGATGGCGGTGGTGGATCCGGATCTCGACTTCATCCGCGTGGATGAAGAGGCCTTCCTCGCCTGTCCGGAAGAGTCCATTGACTATGCGGTGATGGAACGCACGGCTGACGCCGTCGTGGTACCGATGGATGCGGGCTGGAGCGATGTTGGATCCTGGTCCTCCCTGTGGGAGATCAGCGCCCATACCCCGGAGGGTAACGTCCATCACGGCGATGTCATTAGCCACAAAACGGAAAACAGCTACGTCTACGCCGAGTCCGGCCTGGTCACCACGGTTGGGGTAAAAGATCTTGTTGTGGTCCAGACCAAAGACGCCGTGCTGATTGCCGACCGTAACGCCGTGCAGGACGTTAAAAAAGTGGTGGAGAAGATCAAGGCGGATGGCCGTCACGAGCACCATATTCATCGCGAAGTCTACCGTCCGTGGGGCAAATATGACTCCATTGACGCCGGTGACCGCTATCAGGTGAAACGCATCACCGTGAAGCCGGGCGAGGGGCTGTCGGTGCAGATGCACCATCACCGCGCCGAGCACTGGGTGGTGGTCGCGGGTACCGCCAAAGTCACCATCGACGGTGAAGTGAAACTGCTGGGCGAAAACGAGTCCATCTATATTCCGCTGGGGGCGACGCACTGTCTGGAGAACCCGGGGAAAATTCCTCTCGACTTAATTGAGGTGCGCTCCGGCTCGTATCTGGAAGAGGACGATATCGTGCGCTTCCAGGACCGCTACGGACGAGTGTAG
- the fcl gene encoding GDP-L-fucose synthase — protein MTKQRIFVAGHRGMVGSAIVRQLEQRGDVEVVVRTRDELNLLDSRAVQDFFANERIDQVYLAAAKVGGIVANNTYPADFIYENMMIESNIIHAAHLHNVNKLLFLGSSCIYPKMAKQPIAESELLQGTLEATNEPYAIAKIAGIKLCESYNRQYNRDYRSVMPTNLYGPHDNFHPSNSHVIPALLRRFHEATAENAPDVVVWGSGTPMREFLHVDDMAAASIHVMELDREVWQENTEPMLSHINVGTGVDCTIRELAQTIAQVVGYKGRVVFDATKPDGTPRKLLDVTRLHQLGWYHEVSLEQGLASTYQWFLENQHRFRG, from the coding sequence ATGACAAAACAACGTATTTTTGTCGCCGGTCATCGCGGAATGGTGGGTTCCGCGATTGTTCGCCAGCTCGAACAGCGCGGTGACGTCGAAGTGGTTGTCCGCACGCGCGACGAGCTGAACCTGCTCGACAGCCGTGCTGTACAGGACTTCTTTGCGAACGAACGTATTGACCAGGTGTATCTGGCGGCGGCGAAGGTGGGCGGCATTGTAGCCAACAACACCTACCCGGCGGATTTCATCTACGAAAACATGATGATTGAGAGCAACATCATTCACGCGGCGCATCTGCACAACGTGAACAAGCTGCTGTTCCTCGGCTCATCCTGTATTTACCCGAAAATGGCAAAACAGCCGATCGCTGAAAGCGAGCTGCTGCAGGGCACGCTTGAAGCCACCAACGAGCCGTACGCGATTGCCAAAATTGCCGGGATCAAGCTGTGCGAGTCCTACAACCGTCAGTACAACCGCGACTATCGCTCGGTGATGCCGACCAACCTGTACGGACCGCACGACAACTTCCACCCGAGCAATTCGCACGTGATCCCGGCGCTGCTGCGCCGCTTCCACGAGGCGACCGCGGAGAACGCGCCGGATGTGGTGGTGTGGGGCAGCGGTACGCCGATGCGCGAATTCCTGCACGTGGACGACATGGCTGCGGCCAGCATTCACGTGATGGAGCTGGATCGCGAGGTGTGGCAGGAGAACACCGAGCCGATGCTGTCGCACATCAACGTGGGCACCGGCGTGGACTGCACCATTCGCGAGCTGGCGCAGACCATCGCGCAGGTGGTGGGCTACAAAGGCCGCGTGGTGTTTGACGCCACGAAACCGGACGGCACGCCGCGCAAACTGCTGGACGTGACCCGTCTGCATCAGCTGGGCTGGTATCACGAGGTGTCACTGGAGCAGGGGCTGGCCAGCACCTATCAGTGGTTCCTGGAAAACCAGCACCGCTTCCGGGGGTAA
- the cpsG gene encoding colanic acid biosynthesis phosphomannomutase CpsG — protein MDKLTCFKAYDIRGKLGEELNEDIAWRIGRAYGEYLKPQTIVLGGDVRLTSESLKLALAKGLQDAGVDVLDIGLSGTEEIYFATFHLGVDGGIEVTASHNPMDYNGMKLVRKGARPISGDTGLRDVQRLAEANDFPPVNEAKRGSYKKINLQKEYIDHLLGYINVANLKPLKLVINSGNGAAGPVVDALEARFKALNVPVTFVKVHNTPDGNFPNGIPNPLLPECRDDTRNAVIEHGADMGIAFDGDFDRCFLFDEKGQFIEGYYIVGLLAEAFLEKNPGAKIIHDPRLSWNTVDVVSAAGGTPVMSKTGHAFIKERMREEDAIYGGEMSAHHYFRDFAYCDSGMIPWLLVTELLCLKGKTLGELVRDRMAAFPASGEINSKLAQPAEAIARVEQHFAIHALEIDRTDGISMAFPQWRFNLRSSNTEPVVRLNVESRADTALMEARTKDILALLNQ, from the coding sequence ATGGATAAATTAACCTGTTTTAAAGCCTACGATATTCGCGGCAAGCTGGGCGAAGAGCTGAATGAAGACATTGCGTGGCGCATTGGCCGCGCGTACGGCGAATACTTAAAACCGCAGACCATCGTGCTGGGCGGCGACGTGCGTCTGACCAGTGAATCCCTCAAGCTGGCGCTGGCGAAAGGGCTGCAGGACGCGGGCGTAGACGTGCTGGACATCGGCCTGTCCGGAACCGAAGAGATTTACTTTGCCACCTTCCACCTGGGCGTGGACGGCGGTATTGAAGTGACGGCCAGCCACAATCCGATGGATTACAACGGCATGAAGCTGGTGCGCAAGGGCGCCCGTCCTATCAGCGGCGACACCGGCCTGCGCGACGTGCAGCGTCTGGCGGAAGCCAACGATTTCCCGCCGGTGAACGAGGCGAAGCGCGGTAGCTACAAAAAAATCAACCTGCAGAAAGAGTACATCGACCACCTGCTGGGCTACATCAACGTGGCAAACCTGAAGCCGTTGAAGCTGGTGATTAACTCCGGCAACGGCGCGGCTGGCCCGGTGGTCGATGCCCTTGAAGCGCGCTTTAAAGCACTGAACGTGCCGGTGACCTTCGTCAAAGTGCACAACACCCCGGACGGCAACTTCCCGAACGGCATTCCTAACCCGCTGCTGCCTGAGTGCCGTGACGACACCCGCAACGCGGTGATTGAACACGGCGCGGACATGGGTATCGCCTTTGACGGCGATTTTGACCGCTGCTTCCTGTTCGACGAGAAAGGGCAGTTCATCGAGGGCTACTACATTGTAGGCCTGCTGGCGGAAGCGTTCCTCGAGAAAAACCCTGGCGCGAAGATCATTCATGACCCGCGCCTCTCCTGGAACACCGTCGACGTGGTGTCTGCCGCAGGCGGCACGCCGGTGATGTCCAAAACCGGTCACGCCTTCATCAAAGAGCGCATGCGCGAAGAAGACGCCATCTACGGCGGCGAGATGAGCGCCCACCACTACTTCCGTGACTTTGCCTACTGCGACAGCGGGATGATCCCGTGGCTGCTGGTGACTGAACTGCTGTGCCTGAAGGGGAAAACCCTGGGCGAGCTGGTGCGCGACCGTATGGCGGCGTTCCCGGCGAGCGGAGAGATCAACAGCAAGCTGGCGCAGCCTGCCGAGGCGATTGCCCGCGTGGAGCAGCACTTTGCCATCCACGCGCTGGAAATTGACCGTACCGACGGCATCAGCATGGCGTTCCCGCAGTGGCGCTTTAACCTGCGCTCGTCCAATACCGAGCCGGTGGTGCGCCTGAACGTGGAGTCCCGCGCTGACACCGCGCTCATGGAAGCCCGAACGAAGGACATTCTGGCGCTGTTGAATCAGTAA
- a CDS encoding GDP-mannose mannosyl hydrolase, whose amino-acid sequence MFLSQEDFATVVRSTPLISIDLIVENERGEFLLGKRTNRPAQGFWFVPGGRVQKDETLTDAFERLTLAELGLQLPMAAGRFYGVWQHFYDDNFSGTGFSTHYIVLGFRLKVSEADLRLPDSQHDDYRWQTPEALLASDNVHDNSRAYFLAERQSGVPGL is encoded by the coding sequence ATGTTTTTAAGTCAGGAAGATTTTGCCACGGTAGTGCGTTCCACTCCGCTCATCTCAATTGATTTGATCGTGGAGAACGAACGCGGCGAGTTCTTGCTGGGGAAACGAACCAACCGTCCTGCACAGGGCTTCTGGTTCGTGCCCGGCGGGCGCGTGCAAAAGGATGAGACGCTGACCGATGCGTTTGAGCGTCTCACTCTGGCGGAACTGGGCCTGCAGTTGCCGATGGCAGCGGGCCGGTTTTACGGGGTCTGGCAGCACTTCTATGACGATAACTTTTCGGGTACCGGGTTCTCCACGCACTACATCGTGCTGGGGTTCCGCCTGAAGGTGAGTGAGGCAGACCTGCGTCTGCCTGATTCTCAGCATGACGACTACCGCTGGCAGACGCCAGAGGCGCTGCTGGCGAGCGACAATGTGCATGACAACAGCCGTGCCTATTTCCTCGCTGAACGTCAGTCCGGGGTGCCGGGCTTATGA
- the wzxC gene encoding colanic acid undecaprenyl disphosphate flippase WzxC: MSLREKTISGAKWSAMATIVIIGLGLVQMTVLARIIDNHQFGLLTVSLVIIALADTLSDFGIANSIIQRKEISHLELTTLYWLNVGLGIFVFVLVFLLSDTIASVLHNPDLAPLMRTLSFAFVVIPHGQQFRALMQKELEFNKIGMIETSAVLAGFTFTVVSAHFWPLAMTAILGYLVNSAVRTLLFGYFGRKIYRPGLHFSLASVSSNLRFGAWLTADSIINYVNTNLSTLVLARILGASVAGGYNLAYNVAVVPPMKLNPIITRVLFPAFAKIQDDTEKLRINFYKLLSVVGIINFPVLLGLMVVSSNFVPLVFGDKWNGIIPILQLLCVVGLLRSVGNPIGSLLMAKARVDISFKFNVFKTFLFIPAIIVGGHMAGAIGVTLGFLLVQIVNTVLSYFIMIKPVLGSSYRQYILSLWLPFYLSLPTLAVSYGLGIILSGHLPLAALLAVQVAAGALAFGVMIVLSRNALVVEMKRQFCRNEKMKTLLRAG; this comes from the coding sequence ATGAGCTTACGTGAAAAAACCATCAGCGGCGCCAAGTGGTCAGCGATGGCGACCATCGTCATCATTGGCCTCGGCCTGGTGCAGATGACGGTGCTGGCGCGCATTATCGATAATCACCAGTTCGGCCTGCTGACCGTCTCGCTGGTGATCATTGCGCTGGCCGATACGCTGTCTGACTTTGGTATCGCCAACTCGATTATCCAGCGCAAAGAGATCAGCCATCTTGAGCTGACCACGCTCTACTGGCTGAACGTGGGGCTGGGGATTTTCGTGTTTGTGCTGGTGTTCCTGCTGAGCGATACCATCGCCAGCGTGCTGCACAACCCGGATCTCGCCCCGCTGATGCGTACGCTGTCGTTTGCGTTCGTGGTGATCCCCCACGGGCAGCAGTTCCGCGCGCTGATGCAGAAAGAGCTGGAGTTCAATAAGATCGGCATGATCGAGACCAGCGCCGTGCTGGCGGGCTTTACCTTTACCGTCGTGAGCGCCCATTTCTGGCCGCTGGCGATGACCGCCATCCTCGGTTACCTGGTGAACTCTGCCGTGCGCACGCTGCTGTTCGGCTACTTTGGGCGTAAAATTTACCGCCCGGGACTGCATTTCTCTCTTGCGTCCGTCTCGTCCAACCTGCGCTTTGGCGCGTGGCTGACGGCGGACAGCATTATCAACTACGTGAACACCAACCTTTCGACGCTGGTGCTGGCACGTATTCTCGGCGCGAGCGTGGCGGGGGGCTACAACCTGGCCTACAACGTCGCGGTGGTGCCGCCGATGAAGCTGAACCCAATAATCACCCGCGTGCTGTTCCCGGCGTTTGCCAAGATTCAGGACGACACCGAAAAGCTGCGCATTAACTTTTACAAGCTGCTTTCGGTAGTGGGGATCATCAACTTCCCGGTGCTGCTGGGGTTGATGGTGGTGTCCAGCAACTTCGTGCCGCTGGTGTTTGGCGATAAGTGGAACGGCATCATCCCGATCCTGCAGCTGCTGTGCGTGGTGGGGCTGCTGCGCTCCGTGGGAAACCCGATTGGGTCCCTGCTGATGGCAAAAGCGCGCGTGGACATTAGCTTTAAGTTCAACGTATTCAAAACCTTCCTGTTTATTCCGGCAATTATCGTCGGCGGGCACATGGCGGGCGCTATTGGCGTGACGCTGGGCTTCCTGCTGGTGCAGATCGTCAATACCGTCCTGAGCTACTTCATCATGATTAAACCGGTGCTGGGCTCCAGCTACCGTCAGTACATCCTGAGCCTGTGGCTGCCGTTCTATCTCTCATTGCCGACCCTGGCGGTGAGCTACGGCCTGGGCATTATCCTCAGCGGGCATCTGCCGCTGGCCGCGCTGCTGGCGGTGCAGGTTGCCGCGGGGGCGCTGGCATTTGGCGTGATGATTGTGCTGTCGCGCAATGCGCTGGTCGTTGAGATGAAGCGCCAGTTTTGCCGTAACGAAAAAATGAAAACGCTGCTTCGCGCAGGCTAG
- the wcaI gene encoding colanic acid biosynthesis fucosyltransferase WcaI has product MKILVYGINYSPELTGIGKYTGEMVEWMASQGHDVRVITAPPYYPEWKVGERYSSWRYRREEGAATVWRCPLYVPKQPSTLKRLIHLGSFALSSFFPLMAQRRWKPDRIIGVVPTLFCTPGMRLLGKLSGARTLLHIQDYEVDAMLGLGMAGKSKGGKVAKLASAFERSGLHNVDYVSTISRSMMNKAQEKGVPAEKVIFFPNWSEVARFRDVTEQDAQALRGQLGLPEDQKIILYSGNIGEKQGLESVIEAAQLLNEHPWMFVIVGQGGGKARLEKMVSVRGLTNVKFFPLQSYEALPALLKMGDCHLVVQKRGAADAVLPSKLTNILAVGGNAVITAEAETELGQLCDSYPGIAVCVEPESVPALVTGIEQALAMPKVNTVAREYAERTLEKENVLSQFIADIRG; this is encoded by the coding sequence ATGAAGATCCTCGTATACGGAATCAACTACTCGCCGGAATTAACCGGCATCGGAAAATACACCGGCGAGATGGTCGAGTGGATGGCGAGCCAGGGACATGACGTGCGGGTCATTACCGCGCCGCCGTACTACCCGGAGTGGAAAGTAGGGGAGCGCTACTCCAGCTGGCGCTACCGTCGCGAAGAGGGTGCAGCAACCGTCTGGCGCTGCCCGCTGTATGTGCCTAAGCAGCCCTCGACGCTGAAGCGCTTGATTCATCTCGGCAGCTTTGCCCTGAGCAGCTTCTTCCCGCTGATGGCGCAGCGTCGCTGGAAGCCGGATCGCATTATCGGCGTGGTGCCGACGCTGTTTTGCACGCCGGGCATGCGCCTGCTGGGCAAACTCTCCGGCGCGCGCACCCTGCTGCACATTCAGGATTATGAAGTGGACGCCATGCTGGGCCTGGGGATGGCAGGCAAAAGCAAAGGCGGCAAGGTGGCGAAGCTCGCCAGCGCGTTTGAGCGCAGTGGCTTACACAACGTGGACTACGTCTCAACGATCTCGCGCTCCATGATGAACAAAGCGCAGGAGAAAGGTGTCCCGGCGGAGAAGGTGATCTTCTTCCCGAACTGGTCCGAAGTGGCGCGTTTTCGCGACGTGACTGAGCAAGACGCTCAGGCGCTGCGCGGGCAGCTCGGTTTGCCTGAAGATCAAAAAATCATTCTTTACTCAGGCAATATCGGCGAAAAGCAGGGGCTGGAGAGCGTGATCGAGGCGGCTCAACTGCTGAACGAACATCCATGGATGTTTGTGATTGTCGGGCAGGGCGGTGGAAAAGCGCGGCTGGAAAAAATGGTAAGCGTTCGCGGCCTGACCAACGTGAAATTCTTCCCGCTTCAGTCTTACGAGGCATTGCCTGCGCTGCTGAAGATGGGCGACTGCCATCTGGTGGTGCAAAAGCGCGGTGCGGCGGACGCGGTGCTGCCGTCCAAGCTGACCAACATTCTGGCCGTGGGCGGTAACGCAGTGATTACGGCCGAAGCCGAAACTGAATTAGGCCAGCTGTGTGACAGCTATCCGGGGATTGCGGTGTGCGTAGAGCCGGAATCGGTTCCGGCGCTGGTCACCGGCATTGAACAGGCACTTGCCATGCCAAAAGTGAACACGGTGGCACGTGAATATGCCGAACGCACGCTCGAGAAAGAGAACGTGCTGAGCCAATTTATTGCAGATATACGGGGATAA
- the wcaJ gene encoding undecaprenyl-phosphate glucose phosphotransferase, producing MTNLKKRERARTNASLISMVQRFSDITIMVGGLWAVCRISGLPFLYMHLLMALIALVVFQMIGGMTDFYRSWRGVKMTTELMLLLQNWTLSLIFSAGLVAFSHDFDNRLVTYLSWYLLTSVGMVVCRSLIRFGAGWLRNRGYNRRFVAVAGDLPVGKVLLDSFRKEPWLGFEVVGIYHDAKPGGVPADWAGNYDQLIDDAKAGKIHNVYIAMQMKDESRIKQLMRELADTTCSVILIPDVFTFNILHSRIEEVNGVPVVPLYDTPLSGINRVLKRLEDIVLSSLILLLISPVLCCIALAVKLSSPGPVIFRQTRYGMDGKPIMVWKFRSMKVMENDKVVTQATQNDPRVTRVGNFLRRTSLDELPQFINVFTGGMSIVGPRPHAVAHNEQYRSLIEGYMLRHKVKPGITGWAQINGWRGETDTLEKMEKRIEFDLEYIREWSLWFDIKIVFLTIFKGFVNKAAY from the coding sequence ATGACGAATCTAAAAAAACGCGAACGAGCGAGAACGAATGCATCGTTAATCTCTATGGTGCAGCGTTTTTCTGATATCACCATCATGGTCGGTGGATTGTGGGCGGTGTGTCGGATCAGCGGGCTGCCGTTCTTATATATGCATCTGCTGATGGCCCTGATTGCGCTGGTCGTGTTTCAAATGATCGGCGGTATGACCGATTTCTACCGCTCGTGGCGCGGCGTCAAAATGACCACTGAACTGATGCTGCTGCTGCAGAACTGGACCCTGAGTCTGATCTTCAGCGCAGGCCTGGTGGCATTTAGCCATGATTTTGATAATCGCCTCGTGACCTATCTGAGCTGGTATCTGTTGACCAGCGTCGGCATGGTGGTGTGCCGTTCCCTGATCCGCTTTGGCGCGGGTTGGCTGCGCAACCGGGGCTATAACCGTCGCTTCGTGGCGGTGGCAGGCGATCTGCCGGTTGGGAAAGTGCTGCTCGACAGCTTCCGCAAAGAGCCGTGGTTAGGCTTTGAAGTGGTCGGGATTTATCACGACGCAAAGCCTGGCGGCGTGCCTGCCGACTGGGCGGGCAACTACGATCAGCTGATTGACGATGCCAAAGCCGGCAAAATTCACAACGTCTACATCGCCATGCAGATGAAAGACGAATCCCGCATTAAGCAGCTGATGCGCGAGCTGGCTGATACCACCTGTTCAGTGATCCTGATCCCGGATGTGTTTACCTTCAACATTCTTCACTCCCGTATTGAAGAGGTGAACGGGGTGCCGGTCGTACCGCTGTACGACACGCCTCTGTCCGGTATTAACCGCGTGCTGAAGCGTCTGGAAGATATCGTGCTCTCTTCGCTGATTTTGCTGCTCATCTCCCCGGTGCTGTGCTGCATTGCCCTCGCGGTGAAGCTGAGCTCGCCAGGACCGGTTATCTTCCGTCAGACCCGCTACGGCATGGACGGTAAGCCGATTATGGTGTGGAAATTCCGCTCCATGAAGGTGATGGAGAACGACAAGGTCGTGACCCAGGCCACGCAGAACGATCCGCGCGTCACCCGCGTGGGGAACTTCTTGCGCCGCACCTCGCTGGACGAGCTGCCGCAGTTTATCAACGTCTTTACCGGCGGGATGTCGATTGTTGGCCCGCGTCCGCACGCGGTGGCGCACAACGAGCAGTACCGCTCGCTGATTGAAGGCTACATGCTGCGCCATAAGGTGAAGCCGGGCATCACCGGCTGGGCGCAAATCAACGGCTGGCGCGGCGAAACCGACACGCTGGAAAAAATGGAAAAACGCATCGAGTTCGATCTGGAGTACATCCGCGAGTGGAGCCTCTGGTTCGATATCAAGATTGTTTTTCTGACCATCTTCAAAGGTTTCGTGAACAAAGCGGCGTACTAA
- the gmd gene encoding GDP-mannose 4,6-dehydratase produces the protein MSKVALITGVTGQDGSYLAELLLEKGYEVHGIKRRASSFNTERVDHIYQDPHAANPKFHLHYGDLTDTSNLTRILQEVQPDEVYNLGAMSHVAVSFESPEYTADVDAMGTLRLLEAIRFLGLEKKTRFYQASTSELYGLVQEIPQKETTPFYPRSPYAVAKLYAYWITVNYRESYGMYACNGILFNHESPRRGETFVTRKITRAIANIAQGLESCLHLGNMDSLRDWGHAKDYVKMQWMMLQQEQPEDFVIATGVQYSVRQFVEMAAAQLGIKLRFEGTGVEEKGIVVSVTGHDAPGVKPGDVIVQVDPRYFRPAEVETLLGDPTKAHEKLGWKPETTLQEMVSEMVAKDLEAAKKHSLLKSHGYEVAIALES, from the coding sequence ATGTCTAAAGTCGCTCTCATCACCGGCGTTACCGGGCAGGATGGTTCTTACCTGGCAGAGTTACTGCTGGAAAAAGGTTATGAAGTACACGGTATTAAACGTCGTGCGTCTTCATTTAACACCGAACGTGTCGATCATATTTATCAGGATCCTCACGCGGCGAACCCGAAATTCCACCTGCACTACGGCGACCTGACCGATACCTCCAACCTGACCCGTATCCTGCAGGAAGTGCAGCCGGATGAAGTGTACAACCTGGGCGCGATGAGCCACGTTGCGGTCTCCTTCGAGTCTCCGGAATACACCGCTGACGTGGACGCCATGGGTACCCTGCGTCTGCTGGAAGCGATCCGCTTCCTGGGTCTTGAGAAGAAAACCCGTTTCTACCAGGCATCCACCTCTGAGCTGTACGGCCTGGTGCAGGAAATCCCACAGAAAGAGACCACGCCGTTCTACCCACGTTCTCCGTATGCGGTAGCGAAACTGTACGCCTACTGGATCACCGTGAACTACCGTGAATCCTACGGCATGTACGCCTGTAACGGCATTCTGTTCAACCACGAATCTCCACGTCGCGGCGAAACCTTCGTGACCCGTAAAATCACCCGCGCGATCGCCAACATTGCGCAGGGTCTGGAATCGTGCCTGCACCTTGGCAACATGGATTCCCTGCGTGACTGGGGCCATGCCAAAGACTACGTGAAAATGCAGTGGATGATGCTGCAGCAGGAACAGCCAGAAGACTTCGTGATTGCGACCGGCGTGCAGTACTCCGTTCGTCAGTTCGTTGAAATGGCTGCCGCTCAATTGGGCATCAAGCTGCGCTTCGAAGGCACCGGCGTGGAAGAGAAGGGCATCGTGGTTTCCGTGACCGGCCATGACGCACCGGGCGTGAAGCCAGGCGACGTGATTGTGCAGGTTGACCCACGCTACTTCCGTCCTGCTGAAGTGGAAACTCTGCTGGGTGACCCAACCAAAGCGCACGAGAAGCTGGGCTGGAAACCAGAAACCACTCTGCAGGAGATGGTTTCCGAGATGGTAGCCAAAGATCTTGAAGCAGCGAAAAAACACTCTCTGCTCAAATCTCATGGCTACGAGGTTGCCATCGCGCTGGAGTCCTGA